The following coding sequences are from one Schizosaccharomyces osmophilus chromosome 1, complete sequence window:
- the msi2 gene encoding mRNA cleavage factor complex subunit Msi2: MGGSDFEDDELFKDLYGEENDVEKSQETGESKNESKQGENQSLEAGGEEKIAKNEEIGEENETEISNPAKSEKEGANVDEYSHQETYEDDGAEHKGFTGNEDEEQARISASWEAAESTENSTPSYANVPNPTGMSYSETRQQDENKEDQSPFNKEDGKMFIGGLNWETTDESLRDYFEQFGEVLDCTVMRDSTSGRSRGFGFLTFKDPRCVNDVMSKEHHLDGKIIDPKRAIPREEQEKTAKMFVGGVPGDCTEEEFRDFFNNFGRVLDATLMMDKDTGRPRGFGFVTFENESAVEATMSQPYITIHGKPVEVKRATPKSSLRESHDRHQQNFNGGMNPYYSQNMNMYGGMTPAMMAQYYRQMQQYMEAMRNMPAAAAGTMPYTQPAMPAGMAEWQQQQQQQGGGAGYFDPSKGPGEAGSGSGGRGGGYPNRNPGGPNRQRYRGGRRGGSAGGGGHSFHPYRR, encoded by the exons ATGGGAGGATCGGATTTTGAAGACGATGAGTTATTTAAAGACCTATA TGGTGAAGAGAATGATGTTGAGAAATCTCAAGAGACAGGcgaatcaaaaaatgagtCAAAGCAAGGAGAAAATCAATCTTTAGAAGCTGGtggagaagaaaaaatagcgaaaaacgaagaaattgGCGAAGAAAACGAGACAGAGATTTCGAACCCAgcaaaaagtgaaaaagaaggcgCCAATGTGGATGAATATTCGCATCAAGAGACGTACGAAGACGATGGAGCTGAGCACAAAGGATTCACTGGAAATGAGGATGAAGAACAGGCTCGAATTTCAGCTAGCTGGGAAGCAGCAGAAAGCACTGAAAACTCCACCCCTTCGTATGCGAACGTACCCAATCCCACTGGCATGTCGTATTCCGAGACAAGACAGCAGGacgaaaataaagaagaccAAAGCCCTTTTAATAAAGAGGACGG AAAAATGTTTATTGGTGGCTTGAACTGGGAAACGACTGATG AGTCACTCCGTGATTACTTTGAACAGTTTGGTGAAGTTTTAGACTGTACAGTTATGCGAGACAGCACGAGCGGACGATCACGTGGGTTTGGATTTTTGACGTTTAAGGATCCCAGATGTGTAAACGACGTGATGTCGAAAGAGCATCATTTGGACGGAAAAATA ATTGACCCGAAGCGAGCAATTCCTCGAgaagagcaagaaaaaacagcAAAGATGTTTGTAGGGGGAGTTCCAGGGGATTGcacagaagaagaatttcgcgatttctttaataattttGGCCGAGTATTAGATGCGACGCTAATGATGGACAAAGACACGGGACGGCCCCGtggatttggatttgtAACCTTTGAAAATGAGTCTGCGGTAGAGGCGACGATGTCACAACCGTACATCACGATTCATGGAAAGCCAGTGGAAGTGAAACGGGCTACGCCAAAGTCGAGTTTACGGGAAAGCCATGACCGACACCAGCAGAATTTCAATGGAGGAATGAATCCGTATTATTCACAAAACATGAATATGTACGGAGGCATGACACCTGCGATGATGGCGCAATATTATCGTCAAATGCAGCAGTATATGGAAGCAATGCGGAATATGCCGGCAGCGGCCGCAGGCACGATGCCGTATACGCAGCCTGCGATGCCAGCTGGGATGGCCGAATGGCAACAGCAACAGCAACAACAAGGAGGAGGAGCTGGGTATTTCGATCCATCAAAGGGACCTGGGGAAGCAGGTTCAGGAAGTGGTGGACGAGGCGGAGGATATCCCAACCGAAATCCTGGAGGACCCAATCGACAACGGTATCGTGGAGGTCGTCGTGGAGGATCTGCAGGAGGCGGTGGACATAGTTTTCATCCCTACCGTCGATAA